In the Acidovorax sp. A79 genome, one interval contains:
- a CDS encoding 2TM domain-containing protein, producing MRQEPTFNDPIERLARKRAGAKLGWYMHASVYLLVNLLLVTLSASSGRHWAVYPALGWGIGLAVHGIVVFLLAGGSGLHERMVQAERDRIAQNHNPS from the coding sequence ATGCGCCAAGAACCGACCTTCAACGACCCCATCGAACGCCTGGCCCGCAAACGCGCCGGCGCCAAGCTGGGCTGGTACATGCACGCCAGCGTCTATCTTCTGGTCAACCTGCTGCTCGTCACGCTGTCCGCCAGCAGCGGCCGCCACTGGGCCGTCTACCCCGCGCTGGGCTGGGGCATCGGCCTGGCCGTGCACGGCATCGTGGTGTTTCTGCTGGCTGGTGGGTCCGGCCTGCACGAGCGCATGGTGCAGGCCGAGCGCGACCGCATTGCCCAGAACCACAACCCATCCTGA
- a CDS encoding DUF6622 family protein encodes MLLNVIVHQPQALIQIVTHTPYWVWGLLAALVGLGASQLCDRTASLRRTLLMPVGMAIFSVAGVVSAFGGAGQTAAQAVGAWLVAAVLIGALALWFQPTAPAGTLYAASSRSFHVPGSAMPLALIIGIFLTKYFVGAELALQPSLARDGAFALQISALYGVFNGLFAARALRLWRLAQHSAVFGASPVGT; translated from the coding sequence ATGCTGCTCAATGTGATTGTTCACCAGCCCCAGGCACTGATCCAGATCGTCACGCACACTCCCTACTGGGTCTGGGGCCTGCTGGCCGCCCTCGTGGGGCTGGGGGCCAGCCAGCTGTGCGACCGCACCGCCAGCCTGCGCCGGACCCTGCTCATGCCCGTGGGCATGGCCATCTTCTCCGTGGCGGGCGTCGTGTCGGCGTTTGGCGGCGCGGGCCAGACGGCGGCGCAGGCGGTCGGCGCCTGGCTCGTGGCCGCGGTGCTGATCGGCGCGCTGGCCCTGTGGTTCCAGCCCACCGCGCCGGCCGGCACGCTCTACGCGGCCTCCTCGCGCAGCTTCCACGTTCCGGGCAGCGCGATGCCGCTGGCGCTGATCATCGGCATCTTCCTGACCAAGTACTTCGTGGGCGCCGAGCTGGCCCTGCAGCCCTCCCTGGCCCGGGACGGCGCGTTCGCCCTGCAGATCTCCGCCCTCTACGGCGTGTTCAACGGCCTGTTCGCCGCCCGGGCACTGCGTCTGTGGCGCCTGGCGCAGCACAGCGCGGTCTTCGGCGCCTCGCCGGTGGGCACCTGA
- a CDS encoding DUF2306 domain-containing protein, producing the protein MQLTPVIAIHLAAALAATAIGPLALWARKGATQRPRLHRAAGYAWVTLMVATAVSAIFISGGNGPRWGSFGLIHLLIPVTLGMLVLSFIYLARRNIVGHRVVMQRIYIGACIVAGGFTLLPGRFLGHSLWSQLGLL; encoded by the coding sequence ATGCAACTCACCCCCGTCATCGCCATCCACCTCGCCGCCGCCCTCGCCGCCACGGCCATCGGCCCCCTCGCCCTGTGGGCGCGCAAGGGCGCCACCCAGCGCCCCCGCCTGCACCGCGCCGCCGGATATGCCTGGGTCACCCTCATGGTGGCCACCGCGGTCTCCGCCATCTTCATCAGCGGCGGCAATGGTCCCCGCTGGGGGAGCTTCGGGCTCATCCACCTGCTGATCCCGGTGACGCTGGGGATGCTGGTGCTGTCCTTCATCTACCTGGCCCGGCGCAACATCGTCGGCCACCGCGTGGTCATGCAGCGCATCTACATCGGCGCCTGCATCGTCGCAGGCGGCTTCACCCTGTTGCCCGGGCGTTTTCTGGGGCACTCGCTCTGGAGCCAGCTGGGCCTGCTCTGA
- a CDS encoding efflux RND transporter periplasmic adaptor subunit, with amino-acid sequence MNPQDVNAPPPSAIPPAPAAPPPRRSRWVGSLLALVLVGLVGGAAWYLVQRSGGEQGAGPGRGMPGGGRPMVTVGDAVARRAELPVVIDALGTVIPATTVTLRPQVSGMLTQVLFTEGQMVKKGQVLAQIDPRPFEQALMQAQGTRQRDEAQLENARLTLERYRTLLSQDSIARQDVDTQAALVKQLEGTVMTDKAQEGTARLNLDYTRITSPATGRIGLRTVDAGNYVTSGDATGIATITQVAPIDVQFSVPQDRVGDVRAAQGAAPTLAVTALDRARKAELDKGLFSTLDNQVDTTTGTVKAKARFENAAGALFPNQFVNVQLLLRNVPAVVVPVTAVRTGANGDYVYVINEDRTVSLRKVKRGQATVGLMAIAEGLREGERVVTEGGDRLQDGMAVQLPGAPAAARGPRPGASGPRSGASGPRGGASGEGQQRRQRPAQNP; translated from the coding sequence ATGAACCCGCAAGACGTCAACGCGCCCCCGCCATCGGCCATTCCGCCCGCCCCCGCGGCCCCACCGCCCCGGCGCTCGCGATGGGTGGGCAGCCTGCTGGCCCTGGTGCTGGTGGGCCTCGTCGGCGGGGCTGCCTGGTACCTCGTCCAGCGTTCCGGCGGCGAGCAGGGCGCCGGGCCCGGCCGGGGCATGCCCGGGGGCGGGCGCCCCATGGTCACCGTGGGCGACGCGGTGGCTCGCAGGGCGGAGCTGCCCGTGGTCATCGACGCGCTGGGCACCGTGATCCCCGCCACCACCGTCACGCTGCGGCCCCAGGTGTCGGGCATGCTCACGCAGGTGCTTTTCACCGAGGGCCAGATGGTCAAGAAGGGGCAGGTGCTGGCGCAGATCGACCCCAGGCCCTTCGAGCAGGCGCTGATGCAGGCCCAGGGCACCCGGCAGCGGGACGAGGCCCAGCTGGAGAATGCGCGCCTCACGCTGGAGCGCTACCGCACCCTGCTGTCGCAGGACTCCATCGCCCGCCAGGACGTGGACACGCAGGCCGCGCTGGTCAAGCAGCTTGAAGGCACGGTGATGACCGACAAGGCCCAGGAAGGCACGGCGCGCCTGAACCTGGACTACACGCGCATCACCTCGCCCGCCACGGGCCGCATCGGGCTGCGCACGGTGGATGCGGGCAACTATGTGACATCGGGCGATGCGACGGGCATCGCCACCATCACCCAGGTGGCCCCGATCGACGTGCAGTTCTCGGTCCCGCAGGACCGCGTGGGCGATGTCCGGGCGGCGCAGGGTGCGGCGCCCACGCTGGCCGTGACGGCACTGGACCGCGCGCGCAAGGCCGAACTCGACAAGGGCCTTTTTTCCACGCTGGACAACCAGGTGGACACCACCACAGGTACCGTCAAGGCCAAGGCGCGCTTCGAGAACGCGGCGGGGGCGCTGTTTCCCAACCAGTTCGTGAACGTGCAGCTGCTGCTGCGCAACGTGCCCGCGGTGGTGGTCCCGGTGACGGCCGTGCGCACGGGCGCCAATGGCGACTATGTCTATGTCATCAACGAAGACCGCACCGTGTCCCTGCGCAAGGTCAAGCGCGGCCAGGCGACCGTGGGGCTCATGGCCATCGCCGAAGGGCTCCGGGAGGGCGAACGCGTGGTGACCGAGGGCGGGGACCGCCTGCAGGACGGCATGGCCGTGCAGCTGCCCGGTGCCCCGGCGGCCGCGCGCGGCCCCCGCCCGGGCGCCAGCGGGCCCCGCTCGGGAGCGAGCGGGCCGCGTGGCGGTGCCTCCGGTGAAGGCCAGCAGCGCCGCCAGCGCCCCGCGCAGAACCCCTGA
- a CDS encoding efflux RND transporter permease subunit has product MSPSRPFIERPVATALLMVAIVLAGLLGFRFLPLSALPEVDYPTIQVQTLYPGASPEVMSRTVSAPLERQFGQMPGLERMASTSASGVSIITLQFGLGLALDVAEQEVQAAINAGNSLLPADLPAPPVYAKVNPADAPVLTLAISSDTLPLTEVQNLVNTRLAQKISQVSGVGLVSLAGGQRPAVRIQADSKALASYGIGLDTLRTAITSANANSAKGSFDGPQRSYTINANDQLLTVDDYKNLIVSWRNGAPVRMLEVARVVDSAENNRLGAWANETPAIILNVQRQPGANVIATVDNIKKLLPELQAGLPASLKVQVLSDRTTGIRASVHHVEMELVLAVLMVVLVIFFFLHSLRATVIASLAVPISLIGTCGVMYLLGYSLNNLSLMALTIATGFVVDDAIVMIENIARYLEEGEPPFQAALKGATQIGFTIISLTVSLIAVLIPLLFMSDVVGRLFREFAVTLAITILISGIVSLTLVPMMAARWLRAEPVGGPRGMAGRINRGFERVIAGYDRWLQWVLRHQGVTLAVAVLTLALTALLYVVIPKGLFPTQDTGQLQARIEASQDVSYDRMSELQQAAVRAILQDPDVLSLSSFVGVDAANNTMLNAGRMLINLQPRRDAQEAIMLRLRERVQAVAGVTLYLQPTQDLTIDAETGPTEYRVSIGGVDSAQVNDWTRKLVERLQSEPKVRNATTDAGAQGLSAYVDIDRNTASRLSVTASTVDDTLYSAFGQRIVSTIFTETNQYRVILEAQQEQLNTPEALGTLQLRTGSGTPTPLAAVATIREQLAPLQVTRVAQYPAATLGFDKAEGVSLGSAVDAIRAAAKEIGVPPGLSMEFLGAAGAYEKSLSSQLWLILAAMVCVYIVLGVLYESYIHPVTILSTLPSAGVGALLALMVSGNDLGVIGIIGIILLIGIVKKNAIMMIDFAIDAERHQNMPPQQAIHQAALLRFRPILMTTLAALFAALPLMLGWGEGAELRRPLGLAIFGGLILSQMLTLFTTPVIYLAFDRLGRRWTGRGTAAAPLQAGEAP; this is encoded by the coding sequence ATGAGTCCTTCACGTCCCTTCATCGAAAGGCCCGTGGCCACCGCGCTCCTGATGGTGGCCATCGTGCTCGCCGGGCTGCTGGGTTTCCGCTTCCTGCCGCTGTCCGCCCTGCCCGAGGTGGACTACCCCACCATCCAGGTCCAGACGCTGTACCCGGGCGCAAGTCCCGAAGTGATGAGCCGCACCGTGAGCGCGCCGCTGGAGCGGCAGTTCGGCCAGATGCCGGGGCTGGAGCGCATGGCCTCGACCAGCGCCTCGGGCGTGTCCATCATCACCCTGCAGTTCGGCCTGGGCCTGGCGCTGGACGTGGCCGAGCAGGAGGTGCAGGCGGCCATCAACGCCGGCAACTCGCTGCTGCCCGCCGACTTGCCCGCGCCGCCGGTGTATGCCAAGGTGAACCCCGCCGATGCGCCGGTGCTCACGCTGGCCATCAGCTCGGACACGCTGCCGCTGACCGAGGTGCAGAACCTGGTCAACACCCGCCTGGCGCAGAAGATCAGCCAGGTCAGTGGCGTGGGGCTGGTGTCGCTGGCGGGCGGGCAGCGCCCCGCGGTGCGCATCCAGGCCGACAGCAAGGCGCTGGCGTCGTACGGCATTGGCCTCGATACCCTGCGCACGGCCATCACCTCGGCCAATGCCAACAGCGCCAAGGGCAGTTTCGACGGGCCGCAGCGCTCCTACACCATCAACGCCAACGACCAGCTGCTGACGGTGGACGACTACAAGAACCTCATCGTGTCCTGGCGCAACGGCGCGCCGGTGCGCATGCTGGAGGTGGCGCGCGTGGTCGACAGCGCCGAGAACAACCGCCTGGGCGCCTGGGCCAACGAGACCCCGGCCATCATCCTGAACGTGCAGCGCCAGCCGGGCGCCAACGTGATCGCCACGGTGGACAACATCAAGAAGCTGCTGCCCGAGCTGCAGGCGGGCCTGCCCGCGTCGCTCAAGGTCCAGGTGCTGTCCGACCGCACCACGGGCATCCGCGCCTCGGTGCACCATGTGGAGATGGAGCTGGTCCTGGCCGTGCTCATGGTCGTGCTGGTGATCTTCTTCTTCCTGCACAGCCTGCGGGCCACGGTCATCGCCAGCCTGGCCGTGCCCATCTCGCTCATCGGCACCTGCGGGGTGATGTACCTGCTGGGCTACAGCCTCAACAACCTGAGCCTGATGGCGCTGACCATCGCCACCGGCTTCGTGGTGGACGATGCCATCGTGATGATCGAGAACATCGCGCGCTACCTGGAGGAGGGCGAGCCGCCGTTCCAGGCCGCGCTCAAGGGCGCCACGCAGATCGGCTTCACCATCATCTCGCTGACCGTGTCGCTGATCGCGGTGCTCATCCCGCTGCTGTTCATGAGCGATGTGGTCGGCCGCCTGTTCCGCGAATTCGCGGTCACGCTCGCCATCACCATCCTCATCTCCGGCATCGTGTCGCTCACGCTGGTGCCCATGATGGCCGCGCGCTGGCTGCGTGCCGAACCCGTGGGCGGCCCCCGGGGGATGGCGGGGCGCATCAACCGGGGGTTCGAGCGGGTGATCGCGGGCTACGACCGCTGGCTGCAGTGGGTGCTGCGCCACCAGGGCGTGACCCTGGCGGTGGCGGTGCTCACGCTGGCGCTCACGGCCCTGCTGTATGTGGTGATTCCCAAGGGCCTGTTTCCCACGCAGGACACCGGCCAGCTGCAGGCGCGCATCGAGGCCTCGCAGGACGTTTCGTACGACCGCATGAGCGAACTCCAGCAGGCGGCCGTGCGCGCCATCCTGCAGGACCCGGACGTGTTGTCGCTCAGCTCTTTCGTGGGAGTGGATGCCGCCAACAACACCATGCTCAACGCCGGGCGCATGCTGATCAACCTCCAGCCCCGGCGCGACGCGCAGGAGGCGATCATGCTGCGGCTGCGCGAGCGGGTTCAGGCGGTGGCGGGGGTCACGCTGTACCTGCAGCCCACGCAGGACCTGACGATCGACGCGGAGACGGGGCCGACCGAGTACCGCGTATCCATCGGCGGCGTGGATTCCGCGCAGGTCAACGACTGGACGCGCAAGCTGGTCGAGCGGCTGCAGAGCGAACCCAAGGTGCGCAACGCCACCACCGATGCGGGCGCGCAGGGCCTGTCGGCCTATGTGGACATCGACCGCAACACGGCGTCGCGCCTGTCGGTCACGGCCAGCACCGTGGACGACACGCTGTACAGCGCGTTTGGCCAGCGCATCGTGTCCACGATCTTCACCGAGACCAACCAGTACCGGGTGATCCTGGAGGCGCAGCAGGAGCAGCTCAATACGCCCGAGGCGCTTGGCACGCTGCAGCTGCGCACCGGCTCCGGCACCCCGACCCCGCTGGCGGCCGTGGCCACCATCCGGGAACAGCTGGCTCCGCTGCAGGTGACGCGCGTGGCCCAGTACCCGGCCGCGACGCTGGGATTTGACAAGGCCGAAGGCGTGTCCCTGGGCAGCGCGGTGGACGCGATCCGCGCCGCGGCCAAGGAAATCGGTGTGCCGCCGGGGCTGTCGATGGAGTTCCTGGGGGCCGCGGGGGCCTACGAAAAGTCGCTCTCCAGCCAGCTGTGGCTGATCCTGGCGGCGATGGTGTGCGTCTACATCGTGCTGGGCGTGCTCTACGAAAGCTACATCCACCCCGTGACGATCCTCTCCACGCTGCCATCTGCCGGGGTGGGGGCGCTGCTGGCGCTCATGGTGTCGGGCAACGACCTGGGCGTGATCGGCATCATCGGGATCATCCTGCTGATCGGCATCGTCAAGAAGAACGCGATCATGATGATCGACTTCGCCATCGACGCGGAACGCCATCAGAACATGCCGCCGCAGCAGGCCATCCACCAGGCCGCGCTGCTGCGCTTTCGGCCCATTCTCATGACGACCCTGGCGGCGCTGTTCGCGGCGCTGCCGCTGATGCTGGGCTGGGGCGAGGGCGCCGAACTGCGCCGCCCGCTCGGGCTCGCGATTTTCGGGGGGCTCATCCTGAGCCAGATGCTCACGCTGTTCACCACGCCGGTGATCTACCTGGCGTTTGACCGGCTGGGCCGCCGATGGACGGGCAGGGGCACGGCGGCGGCGCCCTTGCAGGCAGGAGAGGCGCCATGA
- a CDS encoding efflux RND transporter permease subunit has protein sequence MNLSRPFVERPVATVLLTIGMALAGIAAFFVLPVSPLPQVDYPAISVSASLAGASPETMATSVATPLERRLGVIAGVNEMTSSSSNGSARVSLQFDLNRDIDAAAREVQAAINAARADLPATLRSNPTYRKRNSAASPVIILALTSKTRTPGEIYDAVSNVVSQRLSQVEGVGEVEIGGGSLPAVRVELLPFALNRYGISTEDVRAAIQASNANRPKGAIEGDGRRLQIYTPSPARKAAEYESLIVAWRNNAAVRLGDVARVVDGVENLRTVGLFNGEPAIIVLVTRQPGANIIETVDAVRALLPDLQAQLPQDIQVAVASDSTNSIRSSLHEIELTLMVSIALVVLVVGLFLRKARATVIPAVATVVSLLGTFGVMYFLGFSLNNLSLMALTVATGFVVDDAIVVLENTMRHIEAGMGRMEAALRGAREVGFTVLSISLSLVAVFIPLLFMDGQVGRLFREFAITLSAAVMISLVISLTTTPMMCAWLLREHDPASDKPPSRLARWAERGYQGVLRGYEHSLDWALASKALVVLILLAVIGLNVYLFAKIPKGYFPEQDNGQLNAGLRADQSISSDALARKLREAVEIIRKDPAVDTVVGFSGGSRAGGGFMFVNLKPLAQRTDSTPAVIARLRPQLNQITGLRVFLNPVQDLRMGGRSSNSTYQYTLKSDNMADLKQWAGKLAERLKDEPLLKDVDTDQAENGVETYVEVDRASASRLGVSSSAVDNALYNAFGQRSVATIYGELNQYAVIMEWAPEYTRGPPALKDIYVASNPTGATGTAANPGQRGASTGQVISTTPSTMVPLSAIARVVERASPTSISHQDGELATTISFNIDPGTTLGQARQVIEQAEADIAMPTNVRGSFQGTALSAQQSQGQQAFLIITAVVVIYIVLGVLYESLIHPITVLTTLPSAGVGAVLALLLFNMQFTIIALIGVFLLIGIVKKNAIMIIDFALEAERARGLTALEAVREACVLRFRPILMTTMAAALGALPLAIGFGQGSELRQPLGVAIIGGLIASQLLTLLTTPVVYVLLDKLRTPAPNEQHLSRAGAPGAAT, from the coding sequence ATGAACCTGTCGCGCCCCTTTGTCGAGCGGCCGGTCGCGACCGTGCTGCTCACCATCGGCATGGCGCTGGCGGGGATCGCGGCTTTTTTCGTGCTGCCGGTCTCGCCTTTGCCGCAGGTGGACTATCCCGCCATTTCGGTATCGGCCAGCCTGGCGGGGGCCAGCCCCGAGACCATGGCCACCAGCGTGGCCACGCCGCTGGAGCGGCGGCTGGGGGTGATCGCGGGGGTCAATGAAATGACCTCGTCCAGTTCCAATGGCTCGGCGCGGGTCAGCCTGCAGTTCGACCTGAACCGCGATATCGACGCGGCGGCGCGGGAGGTGCAGGCCGCCATCAACGCCGCCCGCGCCGACCTGCCCGCCACGCTGCGCAGCAACCCCACCTACAGAAAGCGCAACTCGGCGGCGTCGCCCGTCATCATCCTCGCGCTGACGTCCAAGACCCGCACGCCGGGCGAGATCTACGATGCCGTCTCCAACGTGGTGAGCCAGCGCCTGTCGCAGGTGGAGGGTGTGGGCGAGGTGGAGATCGGTGGCGGCTCGCTGCCCGCCGTGCGGGTGGAGCTGCTGCCGTTCGCGCTCAACCGCTACGGCATCAGCACCGAGGATGTGCGCGCGGCGATCCAGGCATCGAACGCCAACCGCCCCAAGGGCGCCATCGAGGGCGATGGCCGCCGGCTGCAGATCTACACGCCGTCGCCCGCGCGCAAGGCCGCCGAGTACGAATCGCTGATCGTCGCCTGGCGCAACAACGCCGCCGTCCGGCTCGGGGATGTGGCGCGCGTGGTGGATGGCGTGGAGAACCTGCGCACCGTGGGGCTGTTCAATGGCGAGCCCGCCATCATCGTGCTGGTCACGCGCCAGCCCGGCGCCAACATCATCGAGACCGTGGATGCCGTGCGCGCCCTGCTGCCCGATCTGCAGGCGCAGCTGCCGCAGGACATCCAGGTGGCGGTGGCGTCTGACAGCACCAATTCCATCCGTTCTTCCCTGCACGAGATCGAGCTCACCCTGATGGTGTCCATCGCCCTCGTGGTGCTGGTGGTGGGCCTCTTTCTGCGCAAGGCGCGCGCCACCGTGATTCCGGCGGTCGCCACGGTGGTGTCCCTGCTGGGCACTTTCGGCGTCATGTATTTCCTGGGCTTCAGCCTGAACAACCTGAGCCTGATGGCGCTGACGGTGGCCACCGGCTTCGTGGTGGACGATGCCATCGTGGTGCTGGAAAACACCATGCGGCACATCGAGGCCGGCATGGGCCGCATGGAGGCCGCGCTGCGCGGCGCGCGCGAAGTGGGGTTCACCGTGCTCTCGATCAGCCTGTCGCTGGTGGCGGTGTTCATTCCGCTGCTGTTCATGGACGGGCAGGTGGGGCGGCTGTTCCGTGAGTTCGCGATCACGCTGTCGGCGGCGGTGATGATCTCGCTGGTGATCTCGCTCACCACCACGCCCATGATGTGCGCGTGGCTGCTGCGCGAGCATGATCCTGCCAGCGACAAGCCGCCGTCGCGCCTGGCGCGATGGGCCGAGCGCGGCTACCAGGGCGTGCTGCGCGGCTACGAGCACAGCCTGGACTGGGCGCTGGCCAGCAAGGCGCTGGTGGTTCTCATCCTGCTGGCGGTGATCGGGCTCAACGTGTACCTGTTCGCCAAGATTCCCAAGGGGTACTTCCCCGAGCAGGACAACGGACAGCTCAATGCGGGCCTGCGGGCCGACCAGAGCATCTCGTCCGACGCGCTGGCGCGCAAGCTGCGCGAGGCCGTGGAGATCATCCGCAAGGATCCAGCGGTCGATACCGTGGTGGGCTTCTCGGGGGGCAGCCGCGCGGGGGGCGGCTTCATGTTCGTGAATCTCAAGCCCCTGGCGCAGCGCACGGACAGCACGCCGGCCGTCATCGCGCGCCTGCGGCCGCAGCTCAACCAGATCACGGGGCTGCGCGTGTTCCTGAACCCGGTGCAGGACCTGCGGATGGGCGGGCGCTCCAGCAATTCCACCTACCAGTACACGCTCAAGAGCGACAACATGGCGGACCTCAAGCAATGGGCCGGCAAGCTGGCGGAGCGGCTCAAGGATGAACCGCTGCTCAAGGACGTGGACACGGACCAGGCGGAAAATGGCGTGGAGACCTATGTGGAGGTGGACCGCGCCAGTGCCTCGCGCCTGGGGGTGAGTTCATCGGCCGTCGACAACGCGCTGTACAACGCGTTCGGCCAGCGCTCCGTGGCCACGATCTATGGCGAACTCAACCAGTACGCCGTCATCATGGAGTGGGCGCCCGAATACACGCGCGGTCCGCCGGCGCTCAAGGACATCTACGTGGCGTCCAACCCGACCGGCGCCACGGGGACGGCGGCGAACCCGGGACAGCGCGGCGCGTCCACGGGGCAGGTGATCAGCACCACGCCCTCCACCATGGTGCCGCTCAGCGCCATCGCGCGCGTGGTGGAAAGGGCCTCGCCCACCTCCATCAGCCACCAGGACGGTGAACTGGCCACCACCATCTCGTTCAACATCGACCCCGGTACCACGCTGGGCCAGGCGCGCCAGGTGATCGAGCAGGCGGAGGCCGACATCGCCATGCCGACCAATGTGCGTGGCAGCTTCCAGGGCACGGCGCTGAGCGCGCAGCAATCCCAGGGGCAGCAGGCGTTCCTGATCATCACGGCCGTCGTGGTGATCTACATCGTGCTGGGCGTGCTGTATGAAAGCCTGATCCATCCGATCACCGTGCTCACCACCCTGCCCTCGGCGGGGGTGGGGGCCGTGCTGGCCCTGCTGCTGTTCAACATGCAGTTCACCATCATCGCGCTCATCGGCGTGTTTCTTCTCATCGGGATCGTGAAGAAGAACGCCATCATGATCATCGACTTTGCCCTGGAGGCCGAGCGTGCCCGCGGCTTGACGGCGCTGGAGGCCGTGCGCGAGGCCTGTGTGCTGCGCTTTCGCCCCATCCTGATGACCACCATGGCCGCCGCGCTGGGCGCCTTGCCGCTGGCCATCGGCTTCGGCCAGGGGTCCGAGCTGCGCCAGCCCCTGGGCGTGGCGATCATCGGCGGGCTGATCGCCAGCCAGCTGCTGACCCTGCTCACCACCCCGGTGGTCTACGTGCTGCTCGACAAGCTGCGCACGCCCGCCCCCAACGAACAACACCTGAGCCGCGCCGGAGCCCCCGGCGCGGCCACCTGA
- a CDS encoding efflux transporter outer membrane subunit translates to MARPASLALVAAIAALLSACSVTPPYQQPDMAVPMSFKEAGATWAPAAPADALDRGPWWELFQDAELNRLAEQVQLSNQNIAAAVAAYAQAQAVVRQQRAGLLPSVSLSGGATRTGGEGATRSGLSTQASLGVDWAPDLWGRLQSGVNSAQASAQASEADLASARLSAVGTLASAYFQLREADAEIELLQATVEGYERSLQIARNRYGAGVVAQTDVLQAQTQLANARADLATVRQNRARFEHALAVLTGRAPADFSLPRAQWVAAVPEVPLGVPSTLLQRRPDIAAAERAVAAANAQIGIQRAGYFPNLSLGASVGSGGSSVADLFKASTLVWSLGLSVAQTIFDAGATAARVEEAQAAREGRVAVYRQTVLTAFQTVEDQLTVLRTLQEQEPLRREAVAAAERTAQQLLNRYREGQVGYTEVVTAQASALSAQRALLQLQVNRQLAAVTLVQALGGGWQAPWQASAQTPQQASAQARP, encoded by the coding sequence ATGGCCCGCCCGGCCTCCCTGGCGCTGGTGGCGGCCATCGCGGCCCTGCTGTCCGCCTGCTCGGTCACGCCGCCTTACCAGCAACCCGACATGGCGGTGCCCATGTCGTTCAAGGAGGCGGGCGCCACCTGGGCCCCCGCGGCGCCTGCCGACGCGCTGGACCGTGGCCCCTGGTGGGAGCTGTTCCAGGATGCCGAGCTCAACCGCCTGGCCGAGCAGGTGCAGCTGTCCAACCAGAACATCGCCGCCGCCGTGGCGGCCTACGCGCAGGCGCAGGCCGTGGTGCGGCAGCAGCGCGCGGGCCTGCTGCCGTCCGTGAGCCTCTCGGGCGGCGCCACGCGCACGGGCGGCGAGGGCGCCACGCGCTCGGGCCTGTCCACCCAGGCATCGCTGGGGGTGGACTGGGCGCCGGACCTCTGGGGACGCCTGCAAAGCGGCGTGAACAGCGCCCAGGCCAGCGCGCAGGCGAGCGAGGCGGACCTGGCCTCCGCGCGCCTGTCGGCCGTGGGCACGCTGGCCTCGGCCTACTTCCAGCTGCGCGAGGCGGATGCGGAGATCGAGCTGCTGCAGGCCACGGTGGAGGGCTATGAGCGCAGCCTGCAGATCGCCCGCAACCGCTACGGCGCGGGCGTGGTGGCCCAGACCGATGTGCTGCAGGCACAGACCCAGCTGGCCAATGCGCGCGCCGACCTGGCCACCGTGCGGCAAAACCGCGCGCGCTTCGAGCATGCGCTGGCCGTGCTGACCGGGCGCGCCCCGGCCGATTTTTCGCTGCCGCGCGCGCAGTGGGTGGCGGCGGTGCCCGAGGTTCCGCTGGGCGTGCCCTCGACGCTGCTGCAGCGCCGGCCCGACATCGCGGCGGCCGAGCGCGCGGTGGCGGCCGCCAATGCGCAGATCGGCATCCAGCGCGCGGGCTACTTTCCGAACCTGAGCCTGGGCGCGTCGGTGGGCAGCGGGGGCAGCAGCGTGGCCGACCTGTTCAAGGCGTCCACGCTGGTGTGGTCGCTCGGGCTGTCGGTGGCGCAGACGATCTTTGATGCCGGGGCCACCGCGGCCCGGGTGGAAGAAGCCCAGGCCGCGCGCGAGGGTCGCGTGGCGGTGTACCGCCAGACGGTGCTCACAGCGTTCCAGACGGTGGAAGACCAGCTCACGGTGCTGCGCACCTTGCAGGAGCAGGAGCCCCTGCGCCGCGAGGCGGTGGCCGCGGCGGAGCGCACGGCGCAGCAGCTGCTCAATCGCTACCGCGAAGGGCAGGTGGGCTACACCGAGGTGGTGACGGCCCAGGCCTCGGCGCTGTCCGCACAGCGTGCGCTGCTGCAGCTGCAGGTCAACCGCCAACTGGCGGCGGTGACGCTGGTGCAGGCGCTGGGCGGCGGGTGGCAGGCGCCGTGGCAGGCATCGGCACAGACGCCTCAGCAGGCGTCTGCACAGGCGCGGCCCTGA